The following coding sequences are from one Catenulispora sp. GP43 window:
- a CDS encoding winged helix-turn-helix transcriptional regulator, with the protein MEVTALADDARGDLFDPACPTRGLLDRLGSKWTSMAVKVLAGAAPAEVRFAELRRRMPGVSQKMLSTTLRGLVRDGLVDRRVEPTVPPRVHYRLTALGLSLEEPLSALRAWAEAHMAEIDRANHAAAAEQVTGADDSAVL; encoded by the coding sequence GTGGAAGTGACCGCCCTGGCCGACGACGCGCGCGGCGACTTGTTCGATCCGGCGTGCCCGACCCGCGGACTGCTGGACCGGCTCGGTTCGAAGTGGACGTCGATGGCGGTGAAGGTGCTCGCCGGGGCCGCGCCGGCCGAGGTGCGCTTCGCCGAGCTGCGGCGCCGGATGCCCGGCGTCTCGCAGAAGATGCTCTCCACGACGTTGCGGGGCCTGGTCCGCGACGGGCTCGTCGACCGGCGGGTCGAGCCGACCGTCCCGCCGCGGGTGCACTACCGGCTGACCGCGCTCGGCCTGTCGTTGGAGGAGCCGCTGTCCGCGCTGCGCGCGTGGGCCGAGGCCCATATGGCGGAAATCGACCGGGCCAACCATGCCGCGGCGGCCGAACAGGTGACAGGAGCCGATGATTCCGCCGTTCTGTAG